The following are encoded in a window of Solidesulfovibrio magneticus RS-1 genomic DNA:
- a CDS encoding branched-chain amino acid ABC transporter substrate-binding protein, with amino-acid sequence MSAKRVILTLVAMCLMAGTATAATLKIGSLSPLTGSYAADGNDIANGARAAIAAIEKEGGIPGFDKIELFAEDDACDPRQAVAAANKLVNEKVVGVVGAYCSSATIPASETLAEADIPMLTPASTSEKVTERGLPYMFRVCGRDDDQSIAAMKFIKDMLAAKTIYIVDDKTTYSQGLADNVEKLANKEGLKVIAHDHVNQGDKDFSAVLTKIKDAKPDVLYMSLQNSASGALMLIQAKRAGVTAAIIGQDAVYHPQLMEIAKDAAEGMYLTFGYIDEETPSYKKFLAAYEKFGKPGAYSAYSYDAAYSLLSAIKAAKSTDPAKIKAELIKGEMQGASKKIKFQANGESGSNYIIRVVKDGKFANFWDPQTGKKY; translated from the coding sequence ATGAGTGCGAAACGTGTCATCCTGACCCTGGTTGCGATGTGTCTGATGGCCGGCACGGCCACGGCCGCCACCCTGAAGATCGGCAGCTTAAGCCCGCTGACCGGCTCCTACGCCGCCGACGGCAACGACATCGCCAACGGCGCCCGCGCCGCCATCGCGGCCATCGAAAAGGAAGGCGGTATCCCCGGCTTCGACAAGATCGAGCTTTTCGCCGAGGACGACGCCTGCGACCCGCGCCAGGCCGTGGCTGCCGCCAACAAGCTGGTCAACGAAAAGGTCGTCGGCGTGGTCGGCGCCTACTGCTCCTCGGCCACCATCCCGGCCTCCGAGACCCTGGCCGAAGCCGACATCCCCATGCTGACCCCGGCCTCCACCTCGGAGAAAGTCACCGAGCGCGGCCTGCCCTACATGTTCCGCGTCTGCGGCCGTGACGACGACCAGTCCATCGCCGCCATGAAGTTCATCAAGGACATGCTGGCCGCCAAGACCATCTACATCGTCGACGACAAGACCACCTACTCCCAGGGGCTGGCCGACAACGTCGAGAAGCTGGCCAACAAGGAAGGCCTCAAGGTCATCGCCCATGACCACGTCAACCAGGGCGACAAGGACTTCTCGGCCGTGCTCACCAAGATCAAGGACGCCAAGCCCGACGTTCTCTACATGAGCCTGCAGAACTCCGCCTCCGGCGCGCTCATGCTCATCCAGGCCAAGCGTGCCGGCGTCACCGCCGCCATCATCGGCCAGGACGCGGTCTACCATCCCCAGCTCATGGAGATCGCCAAGGACGCCGCCGAGGGCATGTACCTGACCTTTGGCTACATCGACGAGGAAACCCCCTCCTACAAGAAGTTCCTGGCCGCCTACGAGAAGTTCGGCAAGCCCGGCGCGTATTCCGCGTATTCCTACGACGCCGCCTACTCGCTGCTTTCCGCCATCAAGGCCGCCAAGAGCACCGATCCGGCCAAGATCAAGGCCGAGCTGATCAAGGGCGAGATGCAGGGCGCTTCCAAGAAGATCAAGTTCCAGGCCAACGGCGAGTCCGGCTCCAACTACATCATCCGTGTGGTCAAGGACGGCAAGTTCGCCAACTTCTGGGACCCCCAGACCGGCAAAAAGTACTAG
- a CDS encoding ABC transporter ATP-binding protein, translating to MAHLCLTDVSVHFGGLQALTEVSFDLRPGEIVSLIGPNGAGKTTIFNVITGVYKISGGSVAYDGQTISGLRPHHILARGIARTFQNIRLFTAMTALENVMVARHCRTRSGVVGSVLRTRRQRAEERAVRERAMAALDFVGLANHADAVAKNLPYGLQRRLEIARALGSDPTTILLDEPAAGLNPSESRDLMEMIQRIAKTGVNVLLVEHDMSVVMNVSHRVVVLDHGVCICQGAPAEVRSNPAVIEAYLGSEAD from the coding sequence ATGGCCCACCTGTGTCTAACCGATGTCAGTGTCCACTTCGGCGGGCTCCAAGCCCTCACGGAAGTGTCCTTCGATCTGCGTCCCGGCGAGATCGTAAGTCTCATTGGCCCCAATGGGGCCGGCAAGACAACGATATTTAACGTCATAACAGGCGTTTACAAGATTTCCGGCGGGTCCGTGGCCTACGACGGCCAGACCATTTCCGGTCTGCGTCCCCACCATATCCTGGCCCGGGGCATTGCCCGCACGTTTCAGAACATCCGGCTGTTTACCGCCATGACCGCCCTGGAAAACGTCATGGTGGCGCGCCACTGCCGCACCCGCTCCGGGGTGGTCGGCTCGGTGCTGCGCACCAGGCGTCAGCGGGCCGAGGAACGGGCCGTGCGCGAGCGGGCCATGGCCGCCCTGGATTTCGTGGGTCTGGCCAACCATGCCGACGCCGTGGCCAAGAATCTGCCCTACGGCCTCCAGCGCCGCCTGGAGATCGCCCGGGCGTTGGGTTCCGATCCCACCACCATTTTGCTCGACGAGCCGGCCGCCGGACTCAACCCGTCCGAGAGCCGGGATCTTATGGAAATGATCCAGCGCATCGCCAAAACCGGCGTCAACGTGCTGCTGGTCGAGCACGACATGAGCGTGGTCATGAACGTGAGCCATCGGGTGGTGGTCCTGGACCATGGAGTGTGCATCTGCCAGGGCGCGCCGGCCGAGGTCCGGTCCAATCCGGCCGTCATCGAGGCCTACCTCGGCTCCGAGGCCGATTAA
- a CDS encoding aspartate aminotransferase family protein — translation MSEAFDALKAREQASVMSTYGRYPLAVASAGGCRMRDLDGREYVDLLAGIAVCNLGHCHPEVADVVAQKARELVHVSNVFYQREQVELAEALKATCHMGKVFFCNSGAEANEGAIKLARRYMRTVKNRDAYEIITLTKSFHGRTLATLTATGQDKIKFGFDPLPEGFTTVEAGDIDALGAAVSDKTAAVLLECIQGEGGVKPFPREYLEAVQALCRQRDILFMIDEVQTGMCRTGRFWAFQNYGLTPDVFTCSKALANGLPMGAVLATDEVAAGFVPGSHATTFGGGALVSAAASKTIEIMNRDKLAERAQRLGDFAKALFAEVAERRPGKIAEIRGLGLMLGIELTFPGADVWKALMDKGFVCNLTQDTVLRLLPPLVVEQDDLKAFAEALEAILA, via the coding sequence ATGAGTGAAGCGTTTGACGCGCTGAAAGCGCGGGAGCAGGCGTCCGTCATGAGCACCTATGGCCGGTATCCGTTGGCCGTGGCCTCGGCCGGCGGTTGCCGTATGCGCGATCTCGACGGCCGCGAGTATGTGGACTTGCTGGCCGGCATCGCGGTGTGCAACCTGGGGCATTGTCATCCCGAGGTGGCCGACGTGGTGGCGCAAAAGGCCAGGGAACTCGTGCATGTGAGCAACGTGTTCTACCAGCGCGAGCAGGTCGAGCTGGCCGAGGCCCTCAAGGCCACCTGCCACATGGGCAAGGTGTTTTTCTGCAATTCCGGAGCCGAAGCCAACGAAGGGGCCATCAAGCTGGCCCGGCGCTATATGCGCACGGTGAAAAACCGCGACGCCTACGAGATCATCACCCTGACCAAGTCCTTTCACGGCCGGACGCTGGCGACCCTGACCGCCACCGGCCAGGATAAGATCAAGTTCGGTTTCGATCCCCTGCCCGAGGGTTTCACCACCGTGGAGGCCGGCGACATCGACGCCTTGGGCGCGGCCGTCAGCGACAAGACGGCGGCGGTGCTGCTGGAGTGCATCCAGGGCGAGGGCGGCGTGAAGCCGTTTCCCCGGGAGTATCTGGAGGCGGTCCAGGCCCTGTGCCGCCAGCGCGACATCCTGTTCATGATCGACGAGGTGCAGACCGGCATGTGCCGCACCGGCAGGTTCTGGGCCTTCCAGAACTACGGCCTGACCCCGGATGTCTTCACCTGCTCCAAGGCCCTGGCCAATGGCCTGCCCATGGGCGCGGTGCTGGCCACGGACGAGGTGGCGGCCGGGTTCGTGCCCGGTTCCCACGCCACGACCTTCGGCGGCGGCGCTCTGGTGTCGGCGGCGGCGTCCAAGACCATCGAGATCATGAACCGCGACAAGCTGGCCGAGCGGGCGCAGCGCCTGGGCGATTTCGCCAAGGCCCTGTTTGCCGAGGTGGCCGAGCGCCGGCCGGGCAAGATCGCCGAGATCCGGGGCCTGGGGCTGATGCTCGGCATTGAGCTGACCTTCCCGGGCGCGGACGTCTGGAAGGCGCTTATGGACAAGGGCTTCGTGTGCAACCTGACCCAGGACACGGTGCTGCGTCTGCTGCCGCCGCTGGTGGTCGAGCAGGACGACCTCAAGGCCTTTGCCGAGGCTCTGGAGGCCATCCTGGCCTGA
- the dut gene encoding dUTP diphosphatase: MTGPTSILRVKFLRDSSRDNPPSVGTAGSAGLDLRADIEAASLTIAPGHRAAVPTGIAIAIDMPGVAGFIYSRSGLGAKHGLTVAQGVGVIDPDYRGEIIVWLLNTSTEPLTINRHDRIAQLVLAPFIRPIITPVDDLDATARGAGGFGHTGRE; encoded by the coding sequence ATGACCGGCCCGACATCCATCCTGCGCGTCAAATTCCTGCGCGACTCCAGCCGCGACAATCCGCCCAGCGTCGGCACCGCCGGCTCGGCCGGACTGGACCTGCGCGCCGACATCGAGGCCGCATCGCTGACCATCGCCCCGGGCCATCGCGCCGCCGTGCCCACCGGCATTGCCATCGCCATCGACATGCCCGGCGTGGCCGGCTTCATCTATTCCCGCTCGGGGCTGGGGGCCAAGCACGGCCTCACCGTGGCCCAGGGCGTGGGCGTTATTGACCCGGACTACCGGGGCGAAATCATCGTCTGGCTGCTCAACACGTCCACCGAGCCCCTGACCATCAATCGCCACGACCGCATCGCCCAGCTCGTGCTGGCCCCCTTTATCCGGCCCATCATCACGCCCGTCGACGACCTCGACGCCACCGCCCGCGGCGCGGGCGGGTTTGGCCATACGGGGAGAGAATAA